Within the Nitrospira sp. genome, the region TCGCCCAGGTGGACCAGGTTCCTCCAGGCACCTGTCGCACAGTTGAAGTCGAGGGAATTTTTCTCGCCCTCTGCAATGTCGCCGGAACCTTTCATGTCGTCGATAATACATGCCCGCACGCAGGGGGACCGCTGGGCGAAGGATGCATGGATGGTGAACTGGTCGAATGCCCCTGGCACGGG harbors:
- a CDS encoding Rieske 2Fe-2S domain-containing protein — protein: MDSKPNYITVAQVDQVPPGTCRTVEVEGIFLALCNVAGTFHVVDNTCPHAGGPLGEGCMDGELVECPWHG